The following proteins come from a genomic window of Phnomibacter ginsenosidimutans:
- a CDS encoding TIGR00730 family Rossman fold protein: MKRMEALAVFCGSKNGVNDLFAIHARQLGRLLAEENIRLIYGGGSKGLMGAVADAALESGGKVIGVIPEQLRSWEHQHNNLTELHVVKDMHTRKKMMYELCDAAIVLPGGFGTMDELFEMLTWNQLAIHDKPIFVLNSGGYYSDLFQMMQRMQQQGFLYDPVSERVGIFDLPQTLMHHVLSLSKL; this comes from the coding sequence ATGAAAAGGATGGAAGCACTGGCCGTGTTTTGCGGTTCGAAGAATGGCGTAAATGATTTGTTTGCCATACATGCCCGTCAGTTGGGGCGCTTGTTGGCCGAAGAAAATATCCGGTTGATTTATGGTGGTGGCAGCAAGGGATTGATGGGGGCCGTGGCCGATGCGGCGCTGGAATCGGGCGGTAAGGTGATTGGGGTGATCCCAGAGCAGTTGCGCAGCTGGGAGCATCAGCACAACAACCTGACCGAATTGCATGTGGTAAAAGACATGCACACCCGTAAGAAAATGATGTATGAATTGTGTGATGCGGCCATTGTACTGCCCGGCGGTTTTGGCACCATGGATGAGCTGTTTGAAATGCTTACGTGGAACCAGCTGGCCATACACGACAAGCCCATTTTTGTGCTCAATAGTGGTGGTTATTATTCCGATTTATTTCAGATGATGCAACGCATGCAGCAGCAAGGATTTTTGTATGATCCTGTGAGTGAACGGGTGGGCATTTTTGATTTGCCACAAACCCTGATGCATCATGTGTTGTCTCTCAGCAAGCTTTAG
- a CDS encoding PorP/SprF family type IX secretion system membrane protein, producing the protein MRILTTIILLFTLQATHAQDPRFSQFFASPLSLNPALTGRFDGSMRVAGNYRNQWPTINNAFTTYTVSVDAPILTGRLPEIDRLAIGGMAFADEQADGVLKNTYYSLSLAYHKGLDEDGFHSVTVGFQGTYAQKRLNTANLKFEDQLRSDGFTGITNEIFNPQNLNINYFDLNTGVLFSGVFDGNMNYYAGASLYHINRPKESFRGANFDLQHRYTLHGGLYWPLASGTATVYTSGLYQSQAGAREAVLGAAVGFNLNNDIDYRPTTFYAGSWYRFGDALIPYIGLEFGNWRFGASYDVNTSSLKSASNSRGGFEISLIYIHKKDGSIGINCPKF; encoded by the coding sequence ATGCGCATTCTCACCACCATCATACTGCTCTTTACCCTTCAGGCAACGCATGCACAGGATCCTCGTTTCAGTCAGTTTTTTGCATCACCGCTTTCGCTGAATCCTGCACTCACTGGCCGATTTGATGGCAGCATGCGGGTGGCGGGCAACTATCGCAACCAGTGGCCGACTATCAACAACGCATTCACTACTTATACGGTAAGTGTAGATGCGCCGATTCTCACTGGCCGCTTACCGGAGATAGACCGGCTTGCCATTGGCGGTATGGCTTTTGCCGATGAGCAAGCAGATGGCGTATTGAAAAATACCTATTACTCTCTCAGCCTTGCGTATCACAAAGGGCTTGATGAAGATGGTTTCCATTCGGTAACGGTAGGCTTTCAGGGCACATATGCGCAAAAGCGGTTGAACACCGCCAACCTGAAGTTTGAAGACCAATTGCGCAGCGATGGTTTTACGGGTATTACCAATGAAATCTTCAACCCGCAAAACCTCAACATCAATTATTTCGATTTGAATACCGGTGTACTGTTCAGTGGTGTGTTTGATGGCAACATGAACTATTACGCCGGTGCTTCTTTGTACCATATCAACAGGCCGAAAGAATCATTTCGGGGTGCCAATTTCGATTTGCAGCACCGCTACACATTGCACGGGGGATTGTATTGGCCGTTGGCCAGTGGTACGGCAACTGTATACACATCGGGCTTGTACCAAAGTCAGGCGGGTGCCCGTGAAGCAGTGCTGGGTGCAGCTGTTGGTTTCAATTTGAACAATGATATTGATTACCGCCCCACTACTTTTTATGCCGGCAGCTGGTATCGCTTTGGCGATGCATTGATTCCTTACATCGGATTAGAATTTGGCAACTGGCGTTTTGGTGCTTCTTACGATGTGAATACGTCTTCATTAAAATCTGCCAGCAACAGCCGGGGCGGGTTTGAAATCTCGCTGATTTACATTCATAAAAAAGATGGTTCTATCGGCATCAACTGTCCGAAGTTCTAA
- a CDS encoding EI24 domain-containing protein yields MLKEIIISIEAYGKAHRFIATHKLWRWILIPGILYMLLFAVSMYFFWNTASDAVDYLNTITGLRSWLDRMNSGWLSFLVSFAEFVLTLIMLQFYFSLFKFLWLIIGSPVFAYLSEKTEAILEGRDFPFSVAQLLKDMVRGIKLALRNTLWQTVYIIAVMLLSLVPLVGWAAPLLGLFIECYYYGFSMLDYSAERHKMSAGQSIEFISQHKGLAIGNGMVFYLMHIVPIIGWVLAPAYAVVAATISLYHREEIR; encoded by the coding sequence TTGCTCAAAGAAATCATCATATCCATTGAAGCCTACGGCAAGGCACACCGGTTCATTGCCACCCACAAACTGTGGCGTTGGATTTTAATACCGGGTATTTTATACATGCTGTTGTTTGCCGTAAGCATGTATTTCTTTTGGAACACCGCCAGCGATGCCGTGGATTATCTCAACACCATCACGGGTTTGCGCAGTTGGCTCGATCGTATGAACAGTGGTTGGCTCAGTTTTCTGGTGTCGTTCGCAGAGTTTGTGCTAACGCTCATTATGCTGCAGTTTTATTTTTCGCTGTTTAAGTTTTTATGGCTCATCATTGGTTCTCCCGTATTTGCCTATCTCAGCGAAAAAACAGAAGCCATTCTCGAGGGCCGTGATTTTCCTTTTAGCGTAGCGCAATTATTGAAAGACATGGTGCGGGGTATCAAACTGGCATTGCGCAATACCCTTTGGCAAACGGTGTACATCATTGCAGTGATGCTACTTTCACTAGTGCCATTGGTTGGTTGGGCAGCGCCATTGCTGGGCTTGTTTATTGAATGCTATTACTACGGTTTCAGCATGCTCGATTATAGTGCGGAGCGTCACAAAATGAGTGCCGGCCAAAGCATTGAATTTATCAGTCAGCACAAAGGATTGGCCATTGGCAATGGCATGGTGTTTTATCTCATGCACATTGTGCCCATTATAGGTTGGGTGCTGGCACCAGCTTATGCGGTGGTAGCTGCTACTATAAGTTTGTATCATCGGGAAGAAATCAGATGA
- a CDS encoding SAM-dependent methyltransferase: MSVYLIPCYLYEGVNETIPPYVLNAVKQCTVFFVENERTARRYLKSLWREMVIDDYRWYAIGKAEESVLNAFAQEVKNGANIGIISEAGCPGVADPGQLLVAKAQQLQATVKPLVGPSSILLALMASGLNGQQFSFHGYLPIDAAERKKKLQQLEAEAQKTQGCHLFIETPYRNEPMLKDMLQHLQPSTRLCIAADMTAPTEWVATKTIKEWRQSTIPSLHKRPVIFLIG; the protein is encoded by the coding sequence ATGTCCGTTTATCTTATTCCCTGTTATCTCTACGAAGGTGTGAATGAAACCATTCCGCCGTATGTGTTGAATGCGGTGAAACAGTGCACTGTTTTTTTTGTAGAAAATGAGCGGACAGCAAGGCGCTATCTCAAAAGCCTGTGGCGGGAAATGGTGATTGATGATTACCGCTGGTATGCCATTGGCAAAGCAGAAGAATCGGTGCTGAATGCCTTTGCACAAGAAGTGAAAAATGGTGCCAACATTGGTATCATCAGCGAGGCTGGCTGCCCCGGTGTAGCCGACCCCGGCCAACTGCTGGTGGCCAAAGCACAGCAGCTGCAGGCAACGGTGAAACCCTTGGTGGGGCCGTCTTCCATTTTGCTGGCATTGATGGCCAGTGGGCTCAACGGGCAGCAGTTTTCTTTTCATGGCTATTTACCCATAGATGCCGCGGAGCGGAAAAAGAAACTGCAGCAACTGGAAGCCGAAGCGCAAAAAACGCAGGGCTGTCATTTGTTTATAGAAACGCCTTACCGCAACGAGCCGATGCTGAAAGACATGCTACAACACCTGCAGCCCAGCACTCGCTTGTGCATAGCTGCCGACATGACGGCACCTACCGAGTGGGTGGCCACCAAAACAATAAAGGAATGGCGGCAATCCACCATTCCTTCGCTGCACAAGAGACCCGTTATTTTTTTAATAGGGTGA
- a CDS encoding DNA-3-methyladenine glycosylase: MKPLSISFYRQTDVVQVAAQLLGKVLHTRWDNEHCYARIVETEAYNGVVDKASHAYGNRRTNRTETMYATGGIAYVYLCYGMHHLFNVVTGKKDVPQAVLIRAAEPMFGIEHMLERRNKKQLDATLTKGPGSLAQAMGIHTLHSGESLTGQQIWIADDGFSYNESDIIATPRIGVDYAGEDALLPYRFIVKGNKFVSGKTAQNR; encoded by the coding sequence ATGAAACCTTTGTCCATCTCTTTTTACAGGCAAACAGATGTGGTACAAGTAGCTGCGCAACTCTTGGGCAAGGTACTGCATACCCGTTGGGATAACGAGCACTGCTATGCCAGAATTGTAGAAACAGAAGCGTACAACGGCGTAGTAGACAAAGCCAGCCATGCCTATGGCAACCGCCGCACCAACCGCACAGAAACCATGTACGCAACTGGCGGAATAGCGTACGTATATTTATGCTATGGCATGCATCATTTGTTCAATGTGGTTACTGGTAAAAAAGATGTACCACAAGCTGTACTCATCAGAGCGGCTGAGCCGATGTTTGGCATAGAGCATATGTTGGAACGCCGCAATAAAAAACAATTGGATGCTACACTCACCAAAGGACCCGGCAGTCTGGCACAAGCCATGGGCATTCATACCCTGCACAGCGGCGAAAGCCTTACGGGACAACAGATTTGGATTGCCGATGATGGTTTCAGTTACAACGAATCAGACATTATTGCTACACCCCGCATTGGGGTAGATTATGCCGGAGAAGACGCTTTACTTCCCTATCGGTTCATTGTAAAAGGCAACAAATTTGTGAGTGGAAAAACAGCTCAAAACCGTTAG
- a CDS encoding sodium:solute symporter family transporter → MSALLLLSIVFVYFLVLLGVAWYTSRNANNDSFFIGNRNSNWMLVAFGMIGTSLSGVTFVSVPGGVAKESFAYFQITLGYLIGYIVIAYVLLPLYYRLNLTSIYNYLSSRLGFKSYKTGAGFFILSRTLGATARLYLVVNILQDAILSSFNIPFWATTLILLLMILVYTYEGGVKTIVYTDMLQTTCMLAGLVLCVYFILSQLNIGVGEAVAQLGNTINPEGAPYSKVFFGEPGSKLFL, encoded by the coding sequence ATGAGTGCATTGCTGTTGTTATCGATTGTGTTTGTCTACTTTTTAGTATTGCTGGGGGTGGCTTGGTACACCAGTCGCAATGCCAACAATGATTCTTTTTTTATAGGCAACAGAAACAGCAACTGGATGCTGGTCGCCTTTGGCATGATCGGCACAAGTCTGAGTGGCGTTACATTTGTAAGTGTGCCCGGCGGGGTGGCCAAAGAGTCCTTTGCCTACTTTCAAATTACCCTCGGTTATCTCATAGGTTACATAGTAATAGCGTATGTGTTGCTGCCTTTGTATTACCGGCTCAACCTCACGTCTATTTACAATTACCTCAGCTCCAGGCTTGGTTTTAAATCGTACAAAACTGGCGCCGGCTTTTTTATACTCAGCCGTACATTGGGCGCCACGGCCCGCTTGTATCTCGTGGTGAATATTTTGCAGGATGCCATCCTCAGTAGTTTCAACATACCGTTTTGGGCTACCACACTCATACTACTGCTCATGATTCTGGTATACACGTACGAAGGCGGTGTAAAAACCATTGTGTATACCGACATGCTACAAACCACTTGTATGCTGGCCGGTTTGGTGCTTTGTGTGTACTTCATTTTATCGCAGCTCAACATAGGTGTGGGCGAAGCCGTAGCACAACTCGGCAATACTATCAACCCCGAAGGCGCCCCTTACTCCAAAGTGTTTTTTGGTGAGCCGGGCAGCAAACTCTTTTTGTAA
- a CDS encoding O-methyltransferase produces MPQDLESYASQHCSPLEPLLQEVLAYTEQHHPKAHMISGAVQGLLLQQLSHMLRPKRILEIGTFTGFSALCLAAGLPEDGLLYTLEMRAEDAATAQSFFDRSEKKNQLRLLQGDARQIIPTLQESWDLVFIDADKISYIDYYNMLVPRMAAGSFLLADNVLFHGEVLQDELKGKNAKAIAAFNAHVQGDDRTQNVLLTVRDGLMLIRKK; encoded by the coding sequence ATGCCACAGGATTTGGAATCTTACGCTTCACAACACTGCAGCCCGTTGGAACCGCTGTTGCAAGAAGTACTGGCCTATACCGAACAACATCATCCCAAAGCGCATATGATTAGTGGTGCAGTGCAAGGCCTACTACTGCAACAGTTGAGCCATATGCTTCGCCCCAAACGCATTTTGGAAATAGGTACATTCACCGGGTTTAGTGCATTGTGTTTGGCCGCCGGCCTGCCCGAAGATGGCTTGTTGTATACGCTGGAAATGCGGGCCGAAGATGCTGCCACAGCGCAATCTTTTTTCGATCGTTCTGAAAAGAAAAATCAACTGCGGTTGTTGCAGGGCGATGCAAGACAAATCATTCCGACACTACAAGAAAGTTGGGACTTGGTGTTTATTGATGCCGATAAAATATCGTACATCGATTACTACAACATGCTGGTACCCCGCATGGCCGCTGGCAGTTTTTTACTGGCCGACAATGTGCTCTTTCATGGTGAAGTTTTACAAGACGAACTGAAAGGTAAAAACGCCAAAGCCATTGCGGCATTCAATGCCCATGTGCAAGGCGACGACCGTACCCAAAATGTGTTGTTGACCGTACGGGATGGGCTCATGCTCATTCGCAAAAAATAA
- a CDS encoding dipeptidase, whose protein sequence is MVKVSNIGGQSWQTTPYVSAVFSHLYIGQTAANFLRGEPFLPDIYSLKKQTIVMSWKAYTEAHKDRFLNELLDLLRIPSVSARSEHKTDMEACAEAVKARLLEAGADSVTIYPTEGHPIVYGEKITDPSLPTVLVYGHYDVQPADPLELWHSGPFEPTIKDGKIYARGACDDKGQFYMHVKALETMHHNGGLPTNVKFIIEGEEEIGSPNLATFVKANKELLACDVILISDTAMISLDTPSIDVGVRGLTYVEVEVTGPNRDLHSGVYGGAVANPATILCQLIASMHDENNHITIPGFYDDVLVATEAERAKMAEAPFDEEEYKNDLGVKALWGEKGFSTNERTGIRPTLEVNGIWGGYTGEGSKTVLPSKAFAKVSCRLVPNQSSHKIEAMLMEHFKKIAPDYVQVEVRPHHGGEPYVTPIDSIPYKAAAAAILETFGKEPIPVRGGGSIPICALFEQELGVKIVFMGFGLDSDNLHSPNEKFNIDNYYKGIETIPYFHKHFAEMMKG, encoded by the coding sequence ATGGTTAAGGTGTCAAATATAGGTGGACAAAGCTGGCAAACGACGCCGTATGTATCAGCGGTGTTCTCTCATCTTTACATTGGCCAAACTGCTGCTAATTTCCTGCGGGGTGAGCCATTTTTACCCGACATTTACAGCCTCAAAAAGCAAACCATTGTTATGAGTTGGAAAGCCTATACCGAAGCGCATAAAGATCGCTTCCTCAACGAACTGCTCGACCTGCTGCGTATACCCAGCGTAAGTGCCCGCAGCGAACACAAAACCGATATGGAAGCCTGCGCCGAAGCGGTAAAAGCCCGCCTGTTGGAAGCTGGTGCCGACAGTGTAACCATCTATCCTACCGAAGGCCATCCCATTGTGTATGGCGAGAAAATAACTGACCCATCATTGCCTACCGTACTGGTGTATGGCCACTACGATGTGCAGCCCGCCGACCCGCTGGAGCTGTGGCACAGCGGTCCCTTTGAGCCCACCATCAAAGACGGTAAAATTTATGCCCGTGGTGCCTGCGACGACAAGGGCCAGTTTTACATGCATGTAAAAGCTTTGGAAACCATGCACCACAATGGCGGCCTGCCCACCAACGTGAAGTTTATTATTGAAGGCGAAGAAGAAATAGGCAGTCCTAACCTGGCTACATTTGTGAAGGCCAACAAAGAACTGCTGGCTTGCGATGTGATTCTCATCAGCGACACCGCCATGATTAGCCTCGATACACCGAGCATTGATGTAGGTGTACGTGGATTGACCTATGTAGAAGTAGAAGTAACCGGCCCCAACCGCGACCTGCACAGCGGTGTGTACGGTGGCGCTGTGGCTAACCCCGCTACTATTTTGTGCCAGCTCATTGCCAGCATGCACGACGAAAACAACCACATCACCATCCCCGGTTTTTATGATGATGTATTGGTGGCTACCGAGGCTGAAAGAGCCAAAATGGCCGAAGCACCTTTTGATGAAGAAGAGTACAAGAACGATCTTGGCGTGAAGGCTCTCTGGGGTGAAAAAGGCTTTAGCACAAACGAACGTACCGGCATTCGCCCCACACTGGAAGTGAATGGCATTTGGGGTGGCTATACTGGCGAAGGCAGCAAAACTGTATTGCCATCCAAAGCTTTTGCCAAAGTAAGTTGCCGCCTGGTGCCCAACCAAAGCAGCCACAAAATTGAAGCCATGCTCATGGAGCATTTCAAAAAAATTGCCCCTGACTATGTGCAGGTAGAAGTAAGGCCGCATCATGGCGGCGAGCCTTATGTAACGCCCATTGACAGCATTCCTTACAAAGCGGCGGCGGCGGCTATTTTGGAAACGTTTGGTAAAGAACCCATCCCTGTTCGTGGTGGTGGCAGCATTCCCATTTGTGCCTTGTTTGAGCAAGAGCTGGGTGTAAAAATTGTGTTCATGGGTTTTGGCCTCGACAGCGACAACCTGCACAGCCCCAACGAAAAATTCAACATCGACAACTATTACAAAGGCATCGAAACCATCCCCTATTTCCACAAGCATTTTGCGGAGATGATGAAAGGGTAA
- a CDS encoding energy transducer TonB, with protein MSKVELTAQAVGDTNILKLDYQGRRIMDADDAYSYLLKVWQEPPLWATDLYSYPDQKRLYTRHYADSTRRILQGLYTSYHPSGNISEQGMYENGKRHGRFEGWHENGKRSSLFQYNMGVMIDTNRRWNDAGELVYESVLNAEGTGYVKGMNRGAGFNESGPMLKGARHGEWTIYQEDRLMMKMQYIKDSIAISECYDSLGNVANGPCIYEREAMFPGGANGWYRYLQSNLRYPDEARRGEIQGVVKINFTVDKDGVLSEYSIASSPHESLSREVIRLLQKGPQWMPAIQYNRPVKMRHSQNVVFRLQ; from the coding sequence TTGAGTAAAGTAGAGCTGACAGCACAGGCTGTAGGTGATACTAATATTTTAAAACTGGATTATCAGGGACGCCGGATAATGGATGCTGATGATGCGTACAGCTATCTACTGAAAGTGTGGCAGGAGCCGCCACTCTGGGCCACCGATTTGTACAGCTATCCCGATCAGAAACGCCTCTACACCCGTCATTATGCCGATAGTACCCGGCGTATTTTGCAAGGTTTGTATACCAGTTATCATCCTTCGGGCAATATATCCGAACAAGGCATGTATGAAAATGGCAAACGCCATGGCCGCTTTGAAGGATGGCACGAAAACGGTAAACGAAGCTCCTTGTTTCAGTACAATATGGGCGTAATGATAGATACCAACCGCCGCTGGAACGATGCCGGCGAACTGGTGTATGAAAGTGTGCTCAATGCAGAAGGTACCGGCTATGTAAAAGGCATGAATCGGGGGGCTGGCTTCAACGAATCGGGGCCAATGCTGAAAGGGGCCCGCCATGGCGAGTGGACCATCTATCAAGAAGACCGGTTAATGATGAAAATGCAGTACATCAAAGATTCTATTGCCATAAGTGAATGTTATGATTCGCTGGGCAATGTTGCCAACGGACCTTGCATTTATGAAAGAGAAGCCATGTTTCCCGGCGGTGCCAATGGTTGGTACAGGTATTTGCAAAGCAACCTGCGCTACCCCGACGAAGCAAGACGAGGAGAGATTCAGGGTGTGGTGAAAATCAATTTTACAGTAGATAAAGACGGAGTGCTTTCTGAATACAGCATTGCATCATCGCCGCATGAATCGCTGAGCAGAGAAGTGATTCGCCTGTTGCAAAAAGGCCCCCAATGGATGCCGGCCATTCAATACAACCGGCCTGTAAAAATGCGACACAGTCAGAATGTGGTTTTCCGCCTGCAGTAA
- a CDS encoding TIGR00730 family Rossman fold protein: MNEVVKTAQPRRWAESKAHSSWQIFKIMAEFVDGFEALSRIGPCISIFGSARTQPGHPHYELAVEIARELSQEGFGIISGGGPGIMEAANKGAFLAGGKSVGLNIELPFEQKPNSYIDRDKNLHFDYFFVRKTLFMKYSQAFVMMPGGFGTQDEFFEVMTLVQTNKMHRVPMVLVGRDYWKGLVDWVNNTMLKEKYISPGDIELFTVVDTPKEVTNYILDFYTKHKLEPNF, from the coding sequence ATGAATGAAGTAGTGAAAACCGCACAGCCCCGCCGGTGGGCAGAAAGCAAAGCACACAGCAGCTGGCAAATCTTTAAAATCATGGCTGAGTTTGTAGATGGCTTTGAAGCGCTGAGCCGCATCGGGCCCTGCATCAGCATTTTTGGAAGTGCCCGTACACAGCCCGGTCATCCGCACTATGAGCTGGCCGTAGAAATAGCCCGTGAATTGTCGCAGGAAGGTTTTGGTATCATTTCCGGTGGTGGCCCCGGCATTATGGAAGCGGCCAATAAAGGCGCTTTTTTGGCGGGTGGAAAATCAGTAGGCCTCAATATTGAACTGCCTTTCGAGCAAAAGCCCAACAGCTATATCGACCGCGATAAGAACCTGCATTTTGATTACTTCTTTGTACGCAAAACGCTGTTCATGAAATACTCGCAGGCATTTGTAATGATGCCCGGTGGCTTTGGTACACAGGATGAATTTTTTGAAGTAATGACCCTGGTACAAACCAACAAAATGCACCGGGTACCCATGGTGCTGGTGGGCCGCGATTACTGGAAAGGATTGGTAGACTGGGTAAACAATACCATGCTGAAGGAAAAATATATCAGCCCGGGCGACATAGAATTGTTTACCGTGGTAGATACGCCAAAAGAAGTCACCAACTACATCCTCGACTTTTATACAAAGCATAAACTGGAGCCCAACTTCTAA
- the bshA gene encoding N-acetyl-alpha-D-glucosaminyl L-malate synthase BshA produces the protein MRIGIVLYPTFGGSGVLATELGMALANQGHQVHFITYRQPVRLSAFNANIFYHEVRITTYPLFEYPPYESALASTIVDVVLNQKLDLLHVHYAIPHALSAYIARQILEKNDGIRLPVITTLHGTDITLVGKDKTYEPVVTFSINESDAITAVSDNLKEETYKSFHVKKDIEVIHNFVDVSRFSKKPIDAFRKAVAPNGERILIHASNFRKLKRVDDVIRIFAKVLKQVPSKLMMVGDGPERHMAEELSRELDICNHVRFVGKQEQMEDVMVISDLFLLTSEYESFGLSALEAMAASVPVLSSNAGGIPEINVHGVTGYMAPVGHIDEMAEYAISMLKDDDTLARFKKQAYEHACKFDIQQIVPKYEALYESVLSKAK, from the coding sequence ATGAGAATTGGAATAGTGCTCTACCCCACATTTGGTGGTAGTGGCGTGCTTGCTACAGAACTGGGTATGGCATTGGCCAACCAGGGGCATCAGGTGCATTTTATTACGTACCGTCAGCCGGTTCGTTTGAGTGCATTCAATGCCAATATTTTTTACCACGAGGTTCGTATTACCACCTATCCGCTGTTTGAATATCCGCCATATGAGTCGGCGCTGGCCAGCACCATTGTAGATGTGGTGCTCAATCAAAAACTCGATTTGCTGCATGTGCACTATGCCATTCCGCATGCATTGAGTGCTTACATAGCCCGGCAAATTCTGGAGAAGAATGATGGCATTCGGTTGCCTGTCATTACCACCCTGCATGGCACGGATATTACGCTGGTGGGTAAAGACAAAACCTACGAGCCGGTGGTTACCTTCAGCATCAACGAAAGCGATGCCATTACGGCCGTATCAGACAACCTGAAAGAAGAAACGTACAAGTCTTTTCATGTAAAAAAAGATATCGAGGTCATTCACAACTTCGTTGACGTTAGTCGTTTTTCAAAAAAGCCGATTGATGCTTTTCGCAAAGCGGTGGCGCCAAATGGCGAACGTATTCTCATACATGCATCCAACTTCAGAAAGCTGAAAAGGGTAGATGATGTGATCCGCATTTTTGCCAAAGTGTTGAAACAGGTGCCCAGCAAACTCATGATGGTGGGTGATGGTCCTGAACGCCACATGGCCGAAGAGCTGAGCCGCGAATTGGACATTTGCAATCATGTTCGATTTGTGGGCAAGCAGGAGCAAATGGAAGACGTGATGGTGATCAGTGATTTGTTTTTGCTGACCAGCGAATACGAAAGTTTTGGCCTGAGTGCATTGGAAGCCATGGCGGCGAGTGTACCTGTGTTAAGCAGCAATGCCGGCGGTATTCCCGAAATAAATGTACATGGTGTAACCGGCTACATGGCACCAGTTGGCCACATTGATGAAATGGCCGAATACGCCATCAGCATGCTGAAAGATGACGACACCTTGGCCCGCTTTAAAAAGCAAGCCTACGAGCATGCCTGCAAGTTCGACATACAGCAAATAGTACCGAAGTACGAAGCCTTGTACGAATCTGTATTATCGAAAGCGAAATAA
- a CDS encoding sodium:solute symporter family transporter — MTGMDQEMMQKNISVRTLKDSQKNVLVLGGIMLLVILLFLFLGGIMHLYAFEKGAVWEAGKLMLDGKNVTNDKLFPTLALQYMPHAFSIIFIIALISALFPSADGAITALTSSFCIDIIGLKRRTDLDEAAQKKLRQRVHLIFAGIFLVFVMLFKWIDSPSMIGVILKVAGYTYGPLLGLFTFGIITKRQVKDKLVPIVCITAPIICFFIDFFQKSLFGNFEIGLELLIINGLLTFIGLWMVSHKTNTQPVVA; from the coding sequence ATGACCGGTATGGACCAGGAAATGATGCAAAAAAACATCAGCGTACGTACCCTGAAAGATTCTCAGAAAAACGTGTTGGTGCTCGGCGGTATCATGCTGCTGGTTATTCTGTTATTCTTGTTCCTCGGTGGCATTATGCACCTGTATGCGTTTGAAAAAGGCGCTGTGTGGGAAGCTGGCAAACTGATGCTGGATGGTAAAAATGTAACGAATGATAAACTGTTCCCCACGCTGGCATTGCAATACATGCCGCATGCCTTTAGCATCATCTTCATCATCGCCCTTATCAGTGCCTTGTTTCCCAGTGCCGACGGCGCCATTACGGCCCTCACATCTTCTTTCTGTATCGACATTATTGGCCTCAAACGCCGCACCGATTTGGATGAAGCCGCACAGAAAAAACTTCGCCAGCGGGTACACCTCATTTTCGCAGGTATCTTCCTTGTATTTGTGATGCTCTTTAAATGGATAGACAGCCCGAGTATGATTGGGGTAATACTGAAAGTAGCAGGCTATACCTATGGGCCGCTATTGGGTTTATTTACCTTCGGCATCATTACCAAACGCCAGGTAAAAGACAAACTGGTGCCCATTGTTTGCATCACGGCTCCCATCATTTGTTTCTTCATCGATTTTTTTCAGAAAAGCCTGTTTGGCAATTTTGAAATCGGTCTCGAACTGCTCATCATCAACGGGCTGCTCACCTTTATTGGTTTGTGGATGGTATCGCACAAAACCAATACGCAGCCGGTTGTAGCATGA